GATGCCCAGATCCTCGGCCGACATGACATGGCCTTGGGCGGGCCAGCCGGTGGAGTTCACGAAGACCGAATGTTCCAGCCCGATCTGGCGGCCGCGTTCGGTCATCTGCCGGGCAAAGGCCTCCTCGGTGCCGGCCAGGCCCTCGGCCACGACGACGCAGGCATCATTGCCCGACAGCACGATGATGCCCTTGATCAGCTCCTCGACGGTGGGGCGGTCCAGCTCGTTGAGAAACATGGTCGATCCGCCCATCTGGCGGGCGCGGGTCGAGACGGGCAGGCGCGTGTCCATCTGGACGCGGCCCTCGTCCAGCGCCTCGAACAGCATGTAGAGCGTCATCAGCTTGGACATCGACGCGGGCGGCAGGGGGGTGTCCGCGTTCTTTTCCATCAGGACCGTGCCCGTGGGCACGTCATAGACCCAGGCCGATGTGGCCGTGGTGTCGAAGGCACGCGCAGGGCCCGCCAAGGCCAGCGCGGCGGCGAACCAGATCAGGTAGGCGCGCATGATATGTCCCTTTGTCTCTCTGGGCGGATGGTTACATGATGGCCCCGGACCCCGCAACGCGCGATCCCGGGGCGATCGTGAAAGTTGATCAGCGGCCCACCGCCTCGCGCCAATGCCTGCGGCAGAGCGAGACATAGGTCTCGTTCCCGCCGACCTGGACCTGGTCGCCCTCGGTGATCGCGCGGCCGCTGTCATCCTGGCGGATCACCATCGTGGCCTTCTTGCCGCAATGGCAGATGGTGCGCACCTCGCGCATGTCGTCGGCCAAGGCCAGCAGGGCCGCGGATCCGGGAAACAGCTCGCCCCGGAAATCCACGCGCAGGCCATAGCACATGACCGGCACCCCCAGATCGTCGGCGGCGCGGGCCAGCTGCCAGACCTGGTCGCGGGTCAGGAACTGGGCCTCGTCGATGAAGATGCAGGCGGGGCGGGGCAGGGCGTCGCGGATCAGCGCAAACAGGTCCGTGCCGCTGTCGAAGGACCGGGCCTCGTCCGCGATGCCGATGCGGCTGGCGATGCGGCCGCGGCCCGCGCGGTCGTCCAGCGCCGCCGTCAGCATCAGCGTCGTCATCCCGCGTTCGCGATAGTTGTAGGATGCCTGCAGCAAAAGCGTGCTCTTGCCGGCATTCATCGTCGAGTAGTTGAAATAGAGCTTGGCCATCCTGCCCGCGCCTTACCCGCAGGCGGCGGGGGGGACAAGACAAAGAAAGGGCGGCGAAGGTCCCCCTTCGCCGCCCGTTCATGGTTGATCAGGCCTGGCGGCTTTTCGGCGCGCGCGAGGGGCGGCGCGCCGGGCGCTTGTTGCCGCCCTCCATCGGCTTGCCGCGGCCGCGCTGCGGACCGCCCGCGGGCCCCGCCGCCGCG
Above is a genomic segment from Paracoccus aestuarii containing:
- a CDS encoding thymidine kinase, which gives rise to MAKLYFNYSTMNAGKSTLLLQASYNYRERGMTTLMLTAALDDRAGRGRIASRIGIADEARSFDSGTDLFALIRDALPRPACIFIDEAQFLTRDQVWQLARAADDLGVPVMCYGLRVDFRGELFPGSAALLALADDMREVRTICHCGKKATMVIRQDDSGRAITEGDQVQVGGNETYVSLCRRHWREAVGR